CAGTCGCCTTCCATTCAACATGTGGCGGTGCTGAATTTGCTGTCCCAACGGATCGGGATGGAGGGGGTCCTGGTGTTGGCGTTGTCCCCCTACTTGCAGAACCTGACGGAGCTGATATTGGGCTGGAACGGGCTGGGTGATGCCGGGGTCGAGGTGTTGGCGCACTTTCCTTCCTTGGAGCATCTCACGACGCTCAACCTGTGGTGGAACGGGGTCGGCGATGCGGGGGCGGAGGCGTTGGCGCAGTCCTCCCGTTTTCCCCGCCTGAGCCGGCTGTGGCTGGGCTTCAACCGGATCGGTACGGCGGGGGCCGAAGCACTGGCCGAGTCTCCTCATCTGCAGAACTTGACACTGCTGGACCTGGGAATCAACCGGATCGGTGCGGCGGGGGCGGAGGCGTTGGCGCGATCGCCTCACTTCCAGAAGCTGACCTATCTCTCGCTCAACGGTAACCAGATCGGGGATGCGGGGGCGATGGCTCTGGCGCAGTCCCCTCATTTCCCGGCTTTGGCGCGGCTTTTTCTGGGCGGCAACGAGATTGGCGACGTGGGGGCGAAGGCGTTGGCGCAGTCGCCGTATCTCCAGAACCTCACGGAGTTGGAGCTGGAGGGCAACCCGATTGGGGCGGTGGGGCGGGAGGCGTTGCAGCAGTCGCCGTATTTGCGGCAGTGCCGGGTGCGGCTGTGAGGCGGGGGTAACGGCGGAGGTGTTCTGGGGGCTGTTCCGCGGTCTTCAGGGGGAGGTGGGGAGGGTGGTGTGGTCGGGGCAGTGGAGGCGGAGTTCGGTGAGGTGGAGGGGTTGGTTGAGGAGGCCGCAGTGGTGGGGGGCGTCGGGGTTGCTGTAGCGGTGGGGCTGGAAGTAGAGGCAGGTTTGGCACTGGCGGGTGAGGCTGACGAGGCCGGCGCGTTGCAGGCGGGCGATGAGGTCGAGGAGGCAGGCGAGGAAGGTGCCTTTGGTGTTGGGGTCGAGGGCGGCGACTTGCTGGCGGATGGCGTCGGCCCAGTGTTGGAGGTGGCGGGCACGGCGGCGTCCGGCGGGGGTGAGGGCCACGACGCGGATGCGGCCATCGCGGGGGGCGCGGCGCTGTTCCACCAGGCCCTTTTCGACCAAACTGCGGACGGCATCGCTGACGGTGGGGAGAGTCAGGCCGAAGCGGCTGGCCAATTCCGACATGGACACTTCGCTGTCATCGAGGCTGATGAGATAGAGGAGCATTTGGGCTTGGGTGGCGCTGAGGTCCTGGGCGTAGGCGGCGTCCCAGAGGCTTTTGTGGAGGGCGACGGCGAGGCGTTCCAAGGCGGCGGTGATTTTGGCGTTGACATCATCGGGCATGGCGGGAAGGCCTCAGGGCAGCGGTCCGGGGTTTGGCGGGCGGTTCAGTAGTCGCCGTCTTTGACATAAGGCTGGCACCAGAGGGCCACTTGCAGGGTGACGGCTTTGAACCAGGCATGATACATTTTATCGACTTCGGCGGGGCTGTGGCCTTTGCGGGCGAGGAAATCGCGGAGGGTGATGGTGATGGGAGCGATGAAGGCGACGAGGTAGCGGAGGGGGACGACGGGGGTGGCGGAGTTTGTGACGTGGTCGGTCTGGTTCTTTTTGGTGCGGTGGTGGCGCAGGCCGATTTCGTACTGGTAGTTGAGCCAATCCTGGTCGCGGGGTCGGCGGCAGGTGTCGAGAATCCACTGGCCGAAGCGG
This window of the Thermogemmata fonticola genome carries:
- a CDS encoding TIGR02996 domain-containing protein, yielding MREREVPEPLVVEPWWRRFGSTALTLLRQIARRPLDPLPRLILADFLEENGAPARAEFIRLQVAEMDRRWGWEDKKYWPERERALWQRHRDEWLEGLPKWSWCLWGGLVEGVAVRTPKLWRAARQQIDVRRVSCDFRDFDTLLKNLELLAGVVYLAVTGSQLGVARLRALVQSPSIQHVAVLNLLSQRIGMEGVLVLALSPYLQNLTELILGWNGLGDAGVEVLAHFPSLEHLTTLNLWWNGVGDAGAEALAQSSRFPRLSRLWLGFNRIGTAGAEALAESPHLQNLTLLDLGINRIGAAGAEALARSPHFQKLTYLSLNGNQIGDAGAMALAQSPHFPALARLFLGGNEIGDVGAKALAQSPYLQNLTELELEGNPIGAVGREALQQSPYLRQCRVRL
- a CDS encoding MarR family winged helix-turn-helix transcriptional regulator, giving the protein MPDDVNAKITAALERLAVALHKSLWDAAYAQDLSATQAQMLLYLISLDDSEVSMSELASRFGLTLPTVSDAVRSLVEKGLVEQRRAPRDGRIRVVALTPAGRRRARHLQHWADAIRQQVAALDPNTKGTFLACLLDLIARLQRAGLVSLTRQCQTCLYFQPHRYSNPDAPHHCGLLNQPLHLTELRLHCPDHTTLPTSP
- a CDS encoding protoglobin domain-containing protein, producing the protein MSTTPATIPGYTYGQADTARSPLTLEELRQLEQAVLWTPEDEQYLRQAGDVLADQIEAILDLWYGFVAAHPHLLRYFTDAQGQPIAEYLAAVRRRFGQWILDTCRRPRDQDWLNYQYEIGLRHHRTKKNQTDHVTNSATPVVPLRYLVAFIAPITITLRDFLARKGHSPAEVDKMYHAWFKAVTLQVALWCQPYVKDGDY